In the Pseudomonas sp. ADAK2 genome, one interval contains:
- a CDS encoding sulfite exporter TauE/SafE family protein, producing the protein MNTLAAFYQNLGLALSVLVIATFLLAGMIKGVIGLGLPTIAMGLLGLAMAPSQAAALLIIPATLTNVWQLAFGGHLQGLIKRLWPMLLAIFIGTGAGTLWIGMAGGHWVVRGLGAALLLYALSGLFLPTLRVGSRTERWLGPVCGVLTGVITSATGVFVIPAVPYLQALGLNKDELVQALGLSFTVSTLALAAGLFWRGALGGGELSASLLALIPAVLGMLLGQWLRQRISAVLFKRVFFIGLGVLGGHLLISG; encoded by the coding sequence ATGAATACTCTCGCCGCGTTCTACCAAAACCTCGGTCTGGCCTTGTCTGTGCTGGTCATCGCCACCTTCCTGCTCGCCGGCATGATCAAGGGCGTGATCGGCCTCGGCCTGCCGACCATCGCCATGGGCTTGCTCGGTCTGGCTATGGCGCCGTCGCAGGCTGCCGCGCTGCTGATCATTCCGGCGACCCTGACCAACGTCTGGCAACTGGCCTTCGGCGGGCATTTGCAAGGACTGATCAAACGCTTGTGGCCGATGCTGCTGGCGATTTTCATCGGCACTGGCGCCGGCACGTTGTGGATCGGCATGGCCGGTGGGCATTGGGTGGTGCGGGGATTGGGGGCGGCGTTGTTGCTGTACGCCTTGAGCGGACTGTTCCTGCCAACGTTGCGCGTGGGCAGTCGCACCGAGCGTTGGCTCGGCCCGGTCTGCGGCGTACTGACGGGAGTCATCACCTCGGCCACCGGCGTGTTTGTGATTCCGGCGGTGCCTTATCTGCAAGCACTGGGCTTGAACAAGGATGAACTGGTGCAGGCGCTGGGGCTGTCGTTCACCGTCTCGACCCTGGCGCTGGCTGCCGGCCTGTTCTGGCGCGGTGCCCTCGGCGGTGGCGAGTTGAGTGCCTCGCTGTTGGCGCTGATCCCGGCGGTGCTCGGCATGTTGCTCGGGCAATGGTTGCGTCAGCGGATCAGCGCCGTGCTATTCAAGCGGGTGTTCTTCATCGGCCTCGGTGTACTCGGCGGCCACTTGCTGATCAGCGGCTAG
- a CDS encoding LysR family transcriptional regulator, which yields MHFDLTDLHLYLNILDTGNITAGAGRTHLSLAAASARIRAMEASLGIAFLQRNRRGVTPTPAGKALAQHARVLLQQAERMQQDLADYAKGVKGQVRLLCNTTAITEYLPELLADFLREHPNLDIDLQELPSARITHAVRQGAADLGIVSDAIDTDDLQTRPFRDDPLVLILPRNHPLADAGEVSFSDTLRHDYVGLSANSALAVYLEEQALHTGSRMQIRIRADGFDGVMRMVARGAGLAIVPLAAVERGAAHQSFKSIALTEPWAQRKLLLCARDFAALPGYANALLHALTLP from the coding sequence ATGCACTTCGACCTCACCGACCTGCACCTTTACCTGAACATCCTCGACACCGGCAACATCACCGCCGGCGCCGGCCGCACGCATCTGTCCCTGGCTGCCGCCAGTGCCCGCATCCGCGCCATGGAGGCCTCGCTGGGTATCGCGTTTCTCCAAAGGAATCGCCGCGGCGTCACGCCCACGCCCGCCGGCAAGGCACTGGCGCAACACGCCAGGGTGCTGCTGCAACAGGCCGAGCGCATGCAACAGGATCTCGCCGACTACGCCAAAGGGGTCAAAGGCCAGGTGCGGCTTTTGTGCAACACCACGGCGATCACTGAATACCTGCCGGAGTTGCTTGCGGACTTTCTGCGCGAGCATCCCAACCTCGACATCGACTTGCAGGAACTGCCCAGTGCCCGCATTACCCACGCCGTGCGCCAAGGGGCGGCAGACCTCGGTATCGTCTCCGACGCTATAGACACCGACGACCTGCAAACCCGGCCCTTTCGCGATGACCCGCTGGTCTTGATCCTGCCCCGCAATCACCCTTTGGCCGACGCTGGCGAAGTCAGTTTCAGCGACACCTTGCGCCACGATTACGTAGGACTGAGTGCCAACAGCGCGCTGGCGGTTTACCTGGAGGAACAGGCGCTGCATACCGGTTCGCGGATGCAGATCCGCATCCGCGCCGACGGCTTCGATGGCGTGATGCGCATGGTCGCCCGAGGGGCTGGACTGGCGATCGTGCCTTTGGCCGCCGTCGAACGCGGGGCAGCGCATCAATCGTTCAAAAGCATCGCCCTCACCGAGCCCTGGGCCCAGCGCAAACTGCTGCTGTGCGCCCGGGACTTCGCTGCGTTGCCCGGTTATGCCAACGCCTTGCTGCACGCCTTGACTCTCCCCTGA
- a CDS encoding MerR family transcriptional regulator produces MYIGQAAQRSGTTIKSIRHYEAIGLLPPARRQGNYRVYDQQSVDLLSIIKCAQQLGFKLKELQAIFAGQSGQPLAWTDAQQAITDKKREVHDQIAALTQRHAQLVEFEDSLQNAWKHCPLEGI; encoded by the coding sequence ATGTACATCGGCCAGGCTGCGCAGCGTTCGGGAACCACCATCAAGAGCATCCGTCACTACGAGGCCATCGGCCTGTTGCCGCCCGCGAGGCGTCAGGGCAACTACCGGGTTTATGACCAACAGAGCGTCGATCTGCTGAGCATCATCAAGTGCGCCCAGCAACTGGGTTTCAAGCTCAAGGAGTTGCAGGCGATTTTCGCCGGCCAATCCGGCCAGCCGCTGGCATGGACCGACGCGCAGCAGGCGATCACGGACAAGAAGCGCGAGGTCCACGACCAGATCGCGGCGCTGACCCAGCGGCACGCACAATTGGTCGAGTTTGAAGACAGCCTGCAAAACGCCTGGAAACACTGCCCTTTAGAGGGAATTTGA
- a CDS encoding NAD(P)H-dependent oxidoreductase: protein MGKKILVILGHPSSNSFCGALAERYAQSALRAGHEVRQLFLGQLDFDPVLREGYQQVQPLEADLRRAQADILWAEHLTLVYPIWWGGIPALLKGFFDRVFLPGFAFKYRAGKAFPDKLLHGRSAHLLVTMDTPPWYYRWVYRMPGLHQIRKTTLAFCGIEPRRTLTFGPILGSSAGQREAWLLRAQAIASQ from the coding sequence ATGGGCAAGAAGATTCTGGTGATTCTCGGTCATCCTTCGAGCAACAGCTTTTGCGGCGCGCTTGCCGAGCGGTATGCGCAATCGGCGTTGCGCGCCGGACACGAAGTGCGGCAGTTGTTTCTCGGCCAGCTGGATTTCGACCCGGTGCTGCGTGAAGGCTATCAACAGGTCCAACCGCTGGAAGCCGATCTGCGCCGGGCTCAGGCTGACATTCTGTGGGCCGAACACCTGACGCTGGTATATCCGATCTGGTGGGGCGGGATTCCGGCGTTGCTCAAGGGCTTTTTCGACCGGGTGTTCTTGCCCGGATTTGCCTTCAAGTACCGCGCAGGCAAGGCGTTTCCCGACAAACTCCTGCACGGTCGCAGCGCGCATTTGCTGGTGACGATGGACACGCCTCCCTGGTATTACCGTTGGGTCTATCGCATGCCGGGGCTGCACCAGATCCGTAAAACCACCCTGGCGTTTTGTGGCATAGAACCCCGGCGCACGCTCACCTTCGGCCCGATCCTGGGCTCCAGCGCCGGTCAGCGCGAAGCCTGGCTGTTGCGAGCCCAGGCTATCGCCAGTCAATAA
- a CDS encoding MexW/MexI family multidrug efflux RND transporter permease subunit: MKFTDIFLRRPVLAVVVSTLILLFGVRALMNLPIRQYPMLETSTITVTTQYPGASSELMQGFVTQPISQAVASVEGIDYLSSSSTQGRSLVTIRMALNSDSISALTEVMAKVNQIKYRLPKDAYDPVVERTSGGFTSVAYVAFASSNLTIPEMSDYISRVVEPMFAGIEGVAKINIMGEQKLSMRLWLDPQRLAGYGMTGQDVSKAIEGNNFQAAPGQVKGLYVVSNLRVNTDLNSVEDFRDMVLRNDNGRIIRVRDVGTVELNAAATDTSGSMSDVPALFLGLDAAPTGNPLVIVKRVRELIPQIQETLPPGVTVQIPFEVAHFIQSSIDEVSYTLLEALVIVVLVIYLCLGTFRTVLIPLVTIPLSMLGAAMLMQMFGFSLNLLTLLAMVLAIGLVVDDAIVVVENVHRHIEEGKTPFDAALIGAREVAGPVVAMTFTLAAVYAPIGLMGGLTGTLFKEFALTLAGAVVISGIVALTLSPIMSTRLLDAKSSEGFMAVKADRFFQYLARRYGALLGGSLARRWISLSVALVIFFSLPFLYRSAQTELAPLEDQNILLTAIKAPQHANLNYLEAYAHKLYETFNEIPEGYSNWVANGSDGLSNSVGGINLVDWEKRGRDANTIQPDLQAKVNQIEGTSIFVFQMPPLPGSTGGLPVQMVIRSDQEYLALFNVMDQLKQAAQASGLFAVVDSDLDFNNPVVEIQIDRAKANALGIRMQDIGETLNSLIGEKYVNRFSFHGRSYDVIPQSISADRLTPETLKLYYVKDQKGNPVPLSTLATLSMKVEPNRMTQFNQQNSATFQAIPAPGVTLGDAVGFLQKQSENFPAGFSFDWQSDARQYVQEGNSLVFTFGLALVIIYLVLSVQYESFRDPFIILISVPLSICGALVPLALGMTSLNIYTQIGLITLIGLISKHGILMVAFANELQRKQGMDRVQAIQHAAQVRLRPILMTTAAMVVGLAPLLFASGAGANSRFGLGLVIVVGMLIGTLFTLFILPSVYTLLSSIKQPARAVETHSVSAPQPI; this comes from the coding sequence ATGAAATTTACCGACATCTTTCTACGCCGCCCCGTGCTGGCAGTGGTGGTCAGTACGCTGATCCTGCTGTTCGGTGTGCGCGCGTTAATGAACCTGCCGATCCGCCAGTACCCGATGCTGGAGACGTCGACCATCACGGTCACCACCCAGTACCCCGGCGCCTCGTCGGAACTGATGCAAGGCTTTGTCACCCAGCCGATCAGCCAGGCCGTAGCCTCGGTCGAGGGCATCGACTACCTGTCGTCGTCATCGACCCAGGGTCGCAGCCTGGTCACGATCCGCATGGCCCTCAACAGTGACTCCATCTCGGCGTTGACCGAGGTGATGGCCAAGGTCAATCAGATCAAGTATCGCTTGCCCAAGGATGCCTATGACCCGGTGGTGGAACGCACCTCGGGCGGCTTCACCAGCGTGGCCTACGTGGCGTTTGCCAGTTCCAACCTGACCATCCCGGAGATGTCAGATTACATCTCCCGCGTCGTCGAGCCGATGTTCGCCGGTATCGAAGGCGTGGCGAAAATCAACATCATGGGCGAGCAGAAACTCTCGATGCGCCTGTGGCTCGACCCGCAACGCCTGGCCGGTTACGGCATGACCGGGCAAGACGTTTCGAAAGCCATCGAAGGCAATAACTTCCAGGCCGCACCGGGGCAAGTCAAAGGCCTGTACGTGGTCAGCAACCTGCGGGTCAACACCGACCTCAACAGCGTCGAAGATTTCCGCGACATGGTGCTGCGCAACGACAACGGTCGGATCATTCGAGTCCGCGACGTGGGCACGGTCGAGCTGAATGCGGCCGCGACCGACACCAGCGGTTCGATGAGCGATGTTCCGGCGCTGTTCCTTGGCCTCGACGCGGCACCGACCGGCAACCCGCTGGTGATCGTCAAGCGTGTGCGAGAACTGATCCCGCAGATTCAGGAAACCCTGCCGCCGGGTGTGACCGTACAAATCCCGTTCGAAGTGGCGCACTTCATTCAGTCCTCGATTGACGAAGTGTCGTACACGTTGCTCGAAGCGCTGGTGATTGTGGTGCTGGTGATTTACCTGTGCCTGGGGACGTTCCGCACCGTACTGATTCCGTTAGTGACCATTCCGCTGTCGATGCTCGGCGCGGCGATGTTGATGCAGATGTTCGGTTTCAGTTTGAACCTGCTGACCTTATTGGCGATGGTGTTGGCCATCGGCTTGGTGGTGGACGATGCGATCGTGGTGGTGGAAAACGTCCACCGACACATCGAGGAAGGCAAGACCCCGTTCGATGCCGCGTTGATCGGTGCCCGTGAAGTCGCGGGGCCGGTGGTGGCGATGACGTTTACCCTGGCGGCGGTGTACGCGCCGATCGGCTTGATGGGCGGCCTGACCGGCACGCTGTTCAAGGAGTTCGCGTTGACCCTGGCTGGCGCGGTGGTGATTTCCGGCATCGTCGCGCTGACGTTGTCGCCGATCATGAGTACCCGCCTGCTGGATGCGAAAAGCAGCGAAGGCTTCATGGCCGTCAAGGCCGACCGCTTCTTCCAGTACTTGGCCCGGCGTTACGGCGCGTTGCTCGGCGGTTCGCTGGCTCGACGCTGGATCAGCCTGAGCGTGGCCCTGGTGATCTTTTTCAGCCTGCCGTTCCTGTATCGCTCGGCGCAGACCGAACTGGCACCGCTGGAAGACCAGAACATCCTGCTGACCGCCATCAAGGCGCCGCAGCATGCCAACCTCAACTACCTGGAAGCCTACGCCCACAAACTCTACGAGACGTTCAACGAGATTCCCGAGGGTTACAGCAACTGGGTGGCCAACGGTTCCGACGGGCTGTCCAACAGCGTCGGCGGGATCAACCTGGTGGACTGGGAAAAACGCGGTCGCGACGCCAACACCATTCAGCCCGACTTGCAGGCGAAGGTGAACCAGATCGAAGGCACCAGCATCTTTGTGTTCCAGATGCCGCCATTGCCGGGCTCGACCGGCGGATTGCCGGTGCAAATGGTCATTCGCAGCGATCAGGAATACCTGGCGTTGTTCAACGTGATGGACCAACTCAAGCAGGCGGCCCAGGCCAGTGGCTTGTTTGCGGTGGTGGACAGCGACCTGGACTTCAACAACCCGGTGGTGGAAATCCAGATCGACCGCGCCAAGGCCAACGCCCTGGGCATTCGCATGCAGGACATCGGCGAGACCCTCAACAGCCTGATCGGCGAGAAATACGTCAACCGGTTCTCCTTCCACGGGCGTTCCTATGACGTGATTCCGCAGTCGATTTCCGCCGACCGCCTGACCCCGGAAACCCTCAAGCTGTATTACGTGAAAGACCAGAAGGGCAACCCGGTGCCGCTGTCGACACTGGCCACCCTGAGCATGAAGGTCGAGCCTAACCGCATGACCCAGTTCAACCAGCAGAACTCCGCCACGTTCCAGGCCATTCCGGCACCGGGCGTGACCTTGGGCGATGCCGTGGGCTTCCTGCAAAAACAATCGGAAAACTTCCCGGCCGGCTTCAGTTTCGACTGGCAGTCCGATGCGCGTCAGTACGTGCAGGAAGGCAACAGCCTGGTGTTCACCTTCGGCCTGGCCCTGGTGATCATTTACCTGGTGCTGAGCGTGCAATACGAGAGCTTCCGCGACCCGTTCATCATTTTGATCAGCGTGCCGCTGTCGATCTGCGGGGCCTTGGTGCCGCTGGCGCTGGGCATGACCTCGCTGAACATCTACACCCAGATCGGCTTGATCACCTTGATCGGATTGATCAGTAAGCACGGGATCCTGATGGTCGCGTTCGCCAATGAATTGCAGCGCAAGCAAGGCATGGACCGCGTGCAAGCGATTCAACATGCCGCGCAAGTTCGCCTGCGGCCGATTCTGATGACCACCGCTGCGATGGTGGTGGGCCTGGCGCCGCTGTTGTTCGCCAGCGGAGCCGGTGCCAACAGCCGCTTCGGTCTGGGTCTGGTGATTGTGGTGGGGATGCTGATCGGCACGCTGTTCACGCTGTTCATTCTGCCGTCGGTTTACACCTTGCTGAGCTCGATCAAGCAGCCGGCTCGCGCTGTAGAAACTCACTCGGTCAGTGCGCCGCAACCCATCTGA
- a CDS encoding chorismate--pyruvate lyase family protein — protein sequence MGTNHYWSSGPLSELTAPEHHWLFLPGALTPRLKAMGDYSIEVLEQSHTLLNHDEAEALDVPPASTGWVREVVMKIDGEACVTARSLTSVPALSADWAELNGYGGRPLAEILYRSEQTLREPFQCALLTPGAPLAALSYRYAPHAKRLLARRSRFTRNGSALLVSECFLPAFWARV from the coding sequence ATGGGAACGAATCATTATTGGTCATCTGGACCGTTGTCGGAGTTGACCGCGCCTGAGCATCACTGGCTGTTTTTGCCCGGCGCGCTGACCCCGCGCTTGAAAGCCATGGGCGACTATTCCATCGAAGTGCTCGAGCAGTCGCATACGCTGCTCAACCATGACGAAGCGGAAGCGCTTGATGTACCGCCGGCGTCCACCGGCTGGGTGCGCGAAGTGGTGATGAAGATCGACGGCGAGGCCTGTGTCACGGCGCGCAGCCTGACCAGTGTGCCGGCCCTGAGCGCCGATTGGGCGGAGTTGAACGGGTACGGTGGCCGACCGCTGGCGGAGATTCTCTACCGCTCCGAGCAGACCCTGCGCGAACCGTTCCAGTGTGCCTTGCTGACCCCCGGCGCGCCGTTGGCGGCGCTGTCCTATCGTTACGCGCCACACGCCAAACGGCTGCTGGCCAGACGCTCACGCTTTACGCGCAACGGCTCGGCCTTGTTGGTCAGCGAGTGTTTTCTGCCGGCGTTCTGGGCGCGGGTCTAG
- a CDS encoding ArsR/SmtB family transcription factor — MNVPNHPNQDQILLENVLSALGSPLRLTVLKVLADGQEHPCGRILKGASKSTMTHHWRVLRDSGLIWQRPYGRENLLSLRREDMDLRFPGLLDSLLTAVKFDEQTVDVISKHEVTEDADA, encoded by the coding sequence ATGAACGTCCCGAATCACCCCAATCAGGACCAGATCTTGTTAGAGAATGTTCTGTCCGCGCTGGGGAGCCCGTTGCGCCTGACCGTGTTGAAGGTGTTGGCCGATGGCCAGGAACATCCCTGTGGCCGGATCCTCAAGGGCGCATCGAAGTCGACCATGACCCACCACTGGCGGGTCTTGCGCGACAGCGGCCTGATTTGGCAACGGCCGTACGGTCGGGAAAACCTCTTGTCCCTGCGCCGCGAGGACATGGACCTGCGGTTTCCCGGGCTGCTCGATTCGCTGCTCACCGCGGTCAAGTTCGATGAACAGACCGTTGATGTCATCAGCAAGCATGAAGTCACTGAAGATGCCGACGCTTGA
- a CDS encoding NAD(P)H-dependent oxidoreductase produces the protein MKKVLLLNGGKKFAHSDGRYNATLHDAALSVLDRGGLDVKTTFIDEGYDLAEEVAKFVWADVIIYQMPGWWMGAPWTVKKYIDEVFTEGHGSLYASDGRTRSDASQKYGSGGLLQGKQYMLSLTWNAPQQAFDDPTDFFEAKGVDAVYFPFHKANTFLGMTGLPTFLCVDVMKRPDIEGDVKRYEQHLAEVFGLSV, from the coding sequence ATGAAAAAAGTGCTCTTGCTCAATGGCGGCAAAAAGTTCGCCCACTCCGATGGCCGCTACAACGCCACCCTGCACGATGCCGCGCTGAGCGTGCTGGATCGCGGTGGCCTGGACGTGAAGACCACGTTTATCGACGAGGGCTATGACCTCGCGGAAGAAGTCGCCAAGTTTGTCTGGGCCGACGTGATCATTTATCAGATGCCGGGCTGGTGGATGGGCGCGCCGTGGACCGTGAAAAAGTACATCGACGAAGTCTTCACTGAAGGCCACGGCAGCCTCTACGCCAGCGACGGTCGCACCCGTTCCGATGCGTCGCAAAAGTACGGCAGCGGTGGTTTGTTGCAGGGCAAGCAATACATGTTGTCCCTGACCTGGAACGCGCCGCAGCAAGCCTTCGACGACCCGACCGACTTCTTCGAAGCCAAGGGCGTGGACGCGGTGTACTTCCCGTTCCACAAGGCCAACACCTTCCTCGGCATGACCGGTTTGCCGACCTTCCTGTGCGTGGATGTGATGAAACGCCCGGACATCGAAGGGGATGTGAAGCGCTATGAGCAGCATTTGGCTGAGGTGTTTGGCCTGTCTGTTTAA
- a CDS encoding efflux transporter outer membrane subunit, translating to MYRITRFMLAPLAASILLTAGCVNYAGIDHQGQMLSIDQASSNSLKDTLPPANWPRTDWWSSLGDPRLGALIEEAYASNPDLQEVSARVAKANAFLDLRDAERYPEIDASAGVTRGRLSKFEDYSGEGHKYFTARNLAVNFNYNFDLWGGQRAAWESALNSAMAAEVDLQSSKLILTVNVVKAYNQLAYAWQVSELNRRDLARLSKLVELSDSRYNSGLDNLSQLKQVQSLKARSESTLIGALDDIEIARLQLSVLVGKGVDRAQGIERPSTLQASVVALPAQLPAQLLGRRPDIVAARWRVEAENKNIDAVKTTFYPNINLVAAAGTHALSGDAIFASVSKFWNIAPTISLPIFDAGRLRSDLKAGNAELDVSIAHYNQVLTSALHEVAISVTQLRSFEQQIVVQQDACAIAQSSYDLSQSRYKAGEDTFLDALNIEQQLIQDEMRLAYLNSKHVDSSISLMAALGGGFQEPESPLAKNTEQ from the coding sequence ATGTATCGGATTACACGCTTCATGCTGGCGCCGCTGGCCGCTTCGATCCTGTTGACGGCCGGCTGTGTGAACTACGCCGGGATCGATCATCAGGGCCAGATGCTGTCGATTGACCAGGCGTCCTCGAACAGCCTGAAAGACACGCTGCCGCCCGCCAATTGGCCGCGTACCGATTGGTGGTCGTCCCTCGGCGATCCACGCCTGGGGGCCTTGATCGAAGAGGCTTACGCGAGCAACCCGGATTTGCAGGAGGTCTCGGCGCGGGTCGCCAAGGCCAATGCGTTCCTGGATTTGCGCGATGCCGAGCGCTACCCGGAAATAGACGCCTCGGCGGGTGTCACCCGTGGGCGTCTGTCGAAGTTCGAGGACTACAGTGGCGAAGGCCACAAGTACTTCACGGCGCGCAACCTGGCGGTCAATTTCAACTACAACTTTGACCTGTGGGGCGGGCAGCGCGCGGCCTGGGAATCGGCGCTCAACAGCGCCATGGCGGCGGAAGTCGACCTGCAGTCGTCGAAGCTGATTCTGACGGTCAACGTGGTCAAGGCTTACAACCAGCTGGCTTATGCCTGGCAGGTCTCGGAACTTAATCGCCGAGACCTGGCGCGCTTGAGCAAACTGGTGGAGTTGTCGGACTCACGCTACAACTCGGGGCTGGACAACCTGTCGCAACTGAAACAGGTGCAAAGCCTCAAGGCCCGTTCGGAATCGACCCTGATCGGTGCGCTGGACGATATCGAAATTGCGCGGCTGCAATTGTCCGTGCTGGTGGGCAAGGGCGTTGATCGTGCGCAAGGCATCGAGCGTCCTTCGACCTTGCAAGCCAGCGTGGTGGCGCTGCCCGCGCAACTGCCGGCGCAGTTGCTCGGGCGCCGGCCGGACATCGTCGCGGCGCGCTGGCGGGTGGAGGCCGAGAACAAGAATATCGACGCGGTCAAAACCACGTTTTATCCCAACATCAACCTGGTTGCCGCCGCGGGCACGCATGCCTTGTCCGGTGATGCGATTTTCGCCAGCGTCAGCAAGTTCTGGAACATCGCACCGACAATATCCTTGCCGATTTTCGATGCCGGGCGCTTGCGTTCCGACCTCAAGGCCGGCAACGCCGAGCTGGATGTTTCCATCGCGCACTACAACCAGGTGCTGACGTCGGCGCTGCACGAAGTTGCGATCTCGGTGACGCAATTGCGCTCCTTCGAACAGCAGATCGTGGTGCAACAGGATGCGTGCGCGATTGCCCAGTCCTCCTATGACCTTTCGCAATCGCGCTACAAGGCCGGGGAAGATACGTTCCTCGACGCGCTAAATATCGAGCAACAATTGATTCAGGACGAGATGCGCCTGGCTTACCTCAACAGCAAGCACGTCGACAGTTCGATTTCATTGATGGCAGCGCTTGGCGGCGGCTTCCAGGAGCCTGAATCACCCTTGGCGAAGAACACCGAACAGTAG
- a CDS encoding putative quinol monooxygenase, which produces MSDVQGFILHAKTRPEKAEAFEALFRAYVEPSRAEPGCIEYHMLRDQQDPTLFIFYEIWESQAHLDVHSNLPHMKQFRDQRMDYLERDFDIRAINMLSPSSASR; this is translated from the coding sequence ATGAGTGATGTACAAGGCTTCATCCTGCACGCCAAGACCCGCCCGGAAAAAGCCGAGGCCTTTGAAGCGCTGTTTCGCGCCTATGTCGAGCCGAGCCGCGCCGAACCCGGTTGCATCGAATACCACATGCTGCGCGACCAGCAGGACCCGACGCTGTTTATCTTTTATGAAATCTGGGAATCCCAGGCGCATCTGGACGTGCACTCGAACCTGCCGCACATGAAGCAGTTCCGCGATCAGCGCATGGACTACCTGGAGCGGGATTTCGATATCCGCGCCATCAACATGCTCAGCCCGTCGTCGGCTAGCCGCTGA
- a CDS encoding flavin reductase codes for MVDSSEFRNAMAMLGSAVTIVTTDGPAGRFGFTASAVCSVTDSPPTLLVCVNRASANHEHFKTNGVLCVNVLTGGHQSTSGAFANRQLTMQERFSSVNCQTLVTGSPAIEEALVNLDCRVSKIDEVGTHSIFYCEILELKHSEAKEGLVYFNRNYYRLNDEMRLAPDQ; via the coding sequence ATGGTTGATTCATCGGAGTTTCGTAACGCAATGGCGATGCTGGGCAGCGCCGTCACTATCGTCACAACGGATGGCCCCGCGGGCCGTTTCGGCTTCACCGCTTCTGCCGTGTGCAGCGTGACGGATTCACCGCCGACGCTGCTGGTGTGCGTCAATCGCGCCTCGGCCAACCACGAGCATTTCAAAACCAACGGCGTGCTCTGTGTGAACGTGCTGACCGGGGGCCATCAATCCACCTCCGGTGCGTTCGCCAACCGTCAGCTGACCATGCAGGAACGCTTCTCCAGCGTTAACTGCCAGACCCTGGTCACCGGCTCGCCGGCCATCGAAGAAGCGCTGGTCAATCTGGACTGCCGCGTCAGCAAGATTGACGAGGTCGGCACCCACAGCATTTTTTACTGTGAAATCCTCGAACTCAAACACAGCGAAGCCAAGGAAGGCCTGGTCTATTTCAATCGCAATTACTACCGTCTCAACGACGAAATGCGCTTGGCCCCCGATCAGTAA
- a CDS encoding helix-turn-helix domain-containing protein, producing MLFNEDNFADLDLNLIIIFLVLFRERSVSRTAERLHVKQPAISGSLARLRKKFDDPLFLRSCNTMRPTSKAERLALALTPAISQIEAVISL from the coding sequence ATGTTATTCAATGAAGACAACTTCGCGGATCTGGACCTGAACCTGATCATCATTTTCCTGGTGTTGTTTCGCGAGCGAAGTGTTTCGCGCACGGCCGAACGCCTGCACGTCAAACAACCGGCAATCAGTGGTTCGTTGGCGCGCTTGCGCAAGAAGTTTGATGACCCGCTGTTCCTGCGCTCGTGCAACACGATGCGCCCGACGTCGAAAGCGGAAAGACTGGCCCTGGCTCTCACCCCCGCCATCAGCCAGATTGAAGCGGTGATCAGCCTCTGA